The Sphingomonas sp. NBWT7 nucleotide sequence CGCCTCGACGGCGTGTTCAACAAGCGCGACGGCTTCTACCGCGATGTCGTCAACGACACCGATTACAACAATCGCGATCGCTATTTCGTCCGCGGCCAGCTGTTGTTCGAGCCGACCTCGGAACTCACCGTCCGCCTGATCGGCGACTATACCTTCCGTGACGAGAAGTGCTGCGGCGCGGTCTATGTCGACACGCGCGAGAAGCTCGATCCGACGCCGGGCGTCGCGGGCGACTTCACCGTCAATCCCAACGGCAACCGCATCGTCGACGTGCTACGTAGCCTCGGCGGCGTGTTCCCGAGCGCGGGCGATCCGTACAACCGCCGCATCGCCTTCTCGCCGGGCCGCGCCTATGGCAACAAGACCAAGGATTACGGCGGGTCGATGCAGATCGACTATGATTTCGGCAACGCCTCGCTGACGTCGATCACCGCCTATCGCGAGTATAAGGCGGGCAATGCGGCGGACATCGACTATGGCAACGTCGATCTCGGCTACCGCGCCGACGACGGCCGCGCCTTCCGCCAGTTCCACACCTTCACGCAGGAAGTCCGCCTGCAAGGTTCGGCGTTCGACGATCGCCTCGACTGGCTCGTCGGCGGCTTCTACTCGAACGAAGACCTGACGATCGGCGACAACCTCCAGTTCGGTTCGCAGTACGGCGCCTTCGCGTCGTGCCGCATCGTCGCGACCGTCAATCCGCTTGCGGCGCTGCGCAATCCGGCCGCACCGGGCTGCCTTGGTACCGGCTTCGTCGCACCGGGCGTTACGGGCCGTGCAGCCGTGCTCGGAGGCTTGATCCAGGCGCAGGTCGCTGCCGGCACGCCGCTCGCCACCGCCTCGACGAACGCCGGCCTGCTCGGCGCGGGACTTGATCGTCTGTCGACGCTCAACAACCTCGGCGATCGCAACGCGACGTACAAGCAGAACAGCGAGAATTACGCGTTCTTCACGCACAACATCTTCAAGCTGACCGATACGCTGTCGATCACCGCCGGCCTGCGCTGGACGCACGAGGCGAAGAACTTCCGCGCCGCGTTCGACAACACCAACACCGTCTGCCCGCAGCTCCAGCAGAGCCTCGCGCCGCTGCTCGGCAACGCCGCGCTCGCGCAGCTCGCTGGCGGCATCATCACGCTGGGCTGCACCGGCAACTCGACGGTCGCGCTCAACGGGCTCGATCTCCGCGATGATTTCGCGGAGGACGAATTCACCGGCACCGGCGTCCTCTCGTGGAAGCCGACGCGCGATCTGATGCTCTATGCGAGCTACTCGCGCGGCTATAAGGCGGGCGGCTACAACCTCGATCGGTCGGAGCTGGCGCCCAACGCCTTTGCGCCGCCAACGAACGCGGGCGCAGCGCGCCTCCGCTTCGATCCGGAGCTGGTCAACAGCTACGAAGCGGGCGTCAAATATTCGACGCGTCAGTTCACCGCCAATGTCACCGTGTTCCGTTCGGACTTCGAGAACTTCCAGCTCAACACGTTCAACGGCACCAACTTCGTCGTCCAGAACATCGGCTCGTGCTCGGATAGCCTGAACGGCGCCGATCAGGACGCGTCGGCCGCGACCGGCGCGTGCGCCGGCAAGGTCGGCACCGGCGTGCGCAGCCAGGGCGTCGAGCTCGAGATCGGCATCTACCCGGCGCGTAACTTCGCGGTGAACCTCGGCTATACGCTCGCCGACACCAAGTTCCGTCGCAACCTCGTCGGCTCGGCCTCGGGCGAGCCGCTCGATCCGGCGCTGTTCCTGCTCGCCGGCAGCCAGATGTCGAACGCGCCGCGCAACGTGGTGACGAGCTCGGTCAGCTGGACGCCCGATATCGGCAGCAACGGCATGTCGGCGCTGTTCTACCTCGATGGTCGTCTGTCGAGCGACTATAACACCGGCTCGGACCTGTTCCTCGAGAAGGCGCAGGACAGCTTCTTCGTCGCCAATGCGCGCGTCGGCCTGCGTGGGCCGGACGCCAACTGGGCGATCGAGGGCTTCGTGCAGAACCTGTTCGACCAGGATTATCAGCAGGTCGCGTTCAACGCGCCGTTCCAGGGCGCAGGCAGCATCGCGCAGGTCCAGCGCTTCGGCGGTACCGGGAACCAGATCTTCTCGTCGTTCCTCGCCGAGCCGCGCACCTACGGCGTCACGCTGCGCAAGCGCTTCTGATCGGAAGCGGGCAGGGGAGGGGCATCCTCTCCCCGATCGCCTGAGAGAGGCGGCACCCGGTCGATCCGGGTGCCGCCTTTTTCTTGGCCGTCAGGCCGGCGGTTCCCACAGCTCGATCGCATTGCCTTCGGGATCGTGGATGCGCGCGAAGCGGCCAGTCTCGGGCGAATCCCATTCCGCACGCGTCTCGGCGGCGATGCCGGATGCGGCGAGCGACGCGACCAGCCCGGCAAGGTCGCTGACGCGCAGGTTGAGCATCCACGCCTTGTCGGCGGCGAAGTAATCGCTGTCGGCGCGGAATGGCGCGAACACCATCGGCCCGCCCTGCGTCTGCCAGAACCACTCGTTCGCCGCGCCGTCCCCGGTCGCGTCGCACCCCGCGCCGACGCCGAGATGTGTGCGGTACCACGCGCTCAGCGCGTCGGGATCGCGCGCGCGAAAGAACAATCCGCCTATTCCTAGTACCGGCATCGCGCACCTCCCGCTTGAGCGAACAGGATGGTGCGCCGTCGATGGCTAGGCGGCAAGCTCCATCGCGCGCCCCGCGGCGGCATCGAGCAACCGCTTCTCCAGCGTCTTCAGCCGCGGCCCGCTGGCGATCTTGTCGCCCGTCAGATCGGTCAGGTAAAAGGTGTCGACCGCGCGCTCGCCATAGGTCGCGACATGCGCCGAGTGGATCGTCACCTTCGACTGGAACAGCGCGTGCGCCAGCTGGTTGAGCAGCGCCGGCCGGTCGCGCGCGGTCACCTCGACGACGGTGAAGCGGTTCGACGCCTTGTTGTCGATCAGTACGTTGGGTTCGATCGCGAAGGCGTCGGCACGCGTGCGCGGCAGCGGCTTCGCCTTCAGCCGGTCGATCAGTTTGCCGCGGTTGGCCAGCGCATCCTCGATCGCGGTGCGCAGCCGCGCGAGCTGATCGTCCTCGGCGAACGGCCGGCCATAAGGGTCCTGCACCAGGAAATTGTCCAGCGCCATGCCGTCGCGCGTCGTATGGATGCGCGCGTCGATGATGTTCCCGCCAGCGACGTGGATCGCGCCGGCGATGCGATAGAAGATGCCGGGATGGTCGGCGGCGTAGACGGTGACGAGCGTCGCGCCGCGCTGCGCATAGACCTGCGCGTCGATCGCCAGCCGCGCCTCGCCCATCCGTGCGACGAAGCGCGCATTGTGGAGCAGCACGTCCTCGGGCTCGGCGATCCAATAGGCTTCGGGGAATCGGCGGACGTAGCGCGCGAGCGCGTCCGCATCCCACGCCATCGCCGCCGCCAGGTTCGTCTGCTTTGCGGCGATCCGCTCGCCGCGGCCCTTCTGCTTGTGGCCGAGCCGCAGCACCTCCTCCGCGGCCTCGAACAGATCGCCGAGCAGCTGGCGTTTCCAGCCGTTCCACGTGCCGGGGCCGACCGCGCGGATATCGACGATCGTCAGGATCAGCAGCAGCCGCAGCCGCTCCGCCGATTGCACCACCGCAGTGAAATCGAGGATCGTCTTGAAGTCCGACAGGTCGCGCTTGAACGCCGTCGCCGACATCAAGAGGTGATGCCGCACCAGCCACGCGACCGTCTCCGTCTCTGCGCGGCTCAGCCCGAAGCGCGGGCACAGCCGTTCGGCGACCGCCGCGCCCAGGATCGAATGGTCGCCGCCGCGCCCCTTGGCGATATCGTGCAGCAGCACCGCGACGTACAGCACGCGCCGCGACAGGATCTGGCCGAAAATCGCGCTGGCGAGCGGGTGGTCGGCGGCGAGCGTGCCGCTCTCGATCCGCGCGAGCAGCCCGATCGCGCGGATGGTGTGCTCGTCGACGGTGTAATGGTGGTACATGTCGAACTGCATCTGCGCGACAACGCGGCCAAAATCGGGCACGAAGCGCCCGAACACGCCCGTCTCGTTCATCCAGCGCAGCACCAGCTCGGGATCGCGCGGGCTCGTCAGCACGTCGAGGAACAGCGCATTGGCGCGCGGATCGGTGCGCACGTCGTCGACCAGCTTGGCGTCGCGCGTCGCGGCGCGCGCGGCGAGCGGATGGATCTCCACCCCGTGCAGATCGGCGAGCTGGAAGATCTCGATCAGCCGCACCGGATCCTCGGCGAAGAAGCCGTCGTGCGGCAGCGCCAGCCGCCCGCGATCGAGCACGAAGCCCGCCAGCTTGCGCGGGCGCCGGCGCAGCTGCGGCAGCCCGAAGCGCCGCCCGCGCGCCGCGAACTTCTCGTCGAGATGCGCCAGGAACACGCCCGTCAGCGCGCCGACCGATTTGGCGTGCAGGAAGTAATATTGCATGAACCGCTCGACCGCCGCCTTGCCCGGCCGGTCGGAGAAGCGCATCCGCTCGGCGATCTCGCGCTGCATGTCGAACGTCAGCCGGTCCTCGGCGCGCCCGGCGGCAAGGTGGAGGTGGCAGCGCACCGCCCACAGGAAATTGTCGGCGCGGTGGAACAGGCGGTATTCCGCCGGGGTAAACAACCCGACGTCGACGAGCTGCGCGGCGCGATCGACGTCGTAGATATACTTGCCGATCCAGAACAGCGCGTGAAGATCGCGCAACGCGCCCTTCCCTTCCTTCACATTGGGTTCGACGACGTAGCGCGTGTCGCCCATCTTGACGTGGCGCACGTTGCGCTCGGCCAGCTTGTCGGCGATGAACTGGCGTTCGGTGCCGAACGTCACCTCCGCCTTGAAGCGCGCGATCGCCTCGTCGTGCAGCGCGGTGTCGCCCCACACGAACCGCCCTTCGAGCAGCGCGGTACGGATCGTCACGTCGCCCTTCGCCTGGCGCACCATTTCGTCGAGCGAGCGCGACGAATGGCCGACTTTCAGCCCCAGATCCCACAGCGCGTAGAGCATCGATTCGATGACCTGCTCGGCCCATGGCGTCTGCTTCCACGGCGTCAGGAAGCCGATGTCGACGTCGGAGAACGGCGCCATCTCGCCGCGGCCATAGCCGCCCACAGCGATCAGCGACAGGCGCTCGCCCGCGGTTCGATTGGTCGGCGGGTACAGCCGCTGGGTGATGAGATCGAGCAGGATGCGCAGCAGCTGGTCGATCAGGAACGCCTGCGCATTCGCCGCCTCCAGCCCGCGCGACGGGCGGTCGGCAAGCCGCCGCGCGATCTCGGCACGGCCCGCGTCGAGCGCGTCCTTGAGCATCGCGGTGGCGGTACGGCGCAGCAGCGCGGAGTCGTTGATCTCGACCGCGTCGATCGCCTCGGCGAGTGCGCGGCGATCGACGATCGCCCGGCGATTGGGAAGCGTATCGAAGCGCGTGCTCATGCTGCGAGCGGTAAGGCAAAGCGACGCGCCTTGGAACCGGGCGCAATCGTTCCTATATGGTAACAATCGCCAGTATCACCGCCCGTAGGCGCTGGCGGCTGAGAGACGCACGTGCTCCCGCTTACGCGCCGGAGTGTTTTGATGGACCTCAACCAGTTGTTCGCCCGCCACCAGATATCGCTGATGCGCACACGTGCCGCGGAGTCGCCCGAGGCGCGTCACGCGCACGCCGGGCTCACGCGCGGCTATGCGGCGCGGATCGCGACGCTTCAGGCCGATACCGGCGCCACCAGCCCGCTCGCCGGCCGCACCGCATGAGCACGGCGCCGGAAACCATCGCCGTCGTGGCCGACGCCGGTGACGCGCCGGTAGCGGCCCCGGTGGTGAAGCGGCGCCAGTTCCGCACCGCCGCCACCAAATCCAAGCTGTCCGTCGAGGAGGCCGATCGCCAGGGCCGCGCGGTACGCCTCGCGTTCGAGAAGATGGGCCGCGACGCGTCGCGCGCCTTCCTCAACGAACCCGACGCCGCGCTCGGCGGCCGCCCGCTCGACGTCGCCACGGCGAGCGCAGTCGGGTTGGCCGCGGTCGAGGCGGCGATCGTCGCGCACGCGGCTGCCACACCGCGCTGAAGCGTGGCCGACACTAACTAGGCACGCCGCGGCGAAGCCGCGTCGTCGGACGGGTTCGGCTCGGCCGACCCGCCGGCCGTGCCGGGCGCTGCTCGGGCGCTACGCGCCGCGAACGATGCCGCAATCTTTGCGCTGAGGTGCAATCGACAGGTCGGTCGCGAGGTACGCCGCGGCGGAGCCGCGTCGTCGGACGGGTTCGGCTTGGCCGACCCGCCGGCCGTGCCGGGCGCTGCGCGG carries:
- a CDS encoding TonB-dependent receptor; translated protein: MRRAASLLSTAVLFAALPALAQQQPSQDPTAAASVDTPQPAPAADTDLGAGEGGNAGDIVVTATRRAERLADVPIAVSAVSQAALQNSGANDIRGVVQLAPSLLISSTGSEANASARIRGIGTVGDNPGLESSVAVFIDGVYRSRTGSGLNDIGEVDRIEVLRGPQGTLSGRNASAGAINVYTKAPSNEFGGYLEGTYGNYDNIRIAGAVTGPIVKDVLSFRLDGVFNKRDGFYRDVVNDTDYNNRDRYFVRGQLLFEPTSELTVRLIGDYTFRDEKCCGAVYVDTREKLDPTPGVAGDFTVNPNGNRIVDVLRSLGGVFPSAGDPYNRRIAFSPGRAYGNKTKDYGGSMQIDYDFGNASLTSITAYREYKAGNAADIDYGNVDLGYRADDGRAFRQFHTFTQEVRLQGSAFDDRLDWLVGGFYSNEDLTIGDNLQFGSQYGAFASCRIVATVNPLAALRNPAAPGCLGTGFVAPGVTGRAAVLGGLIQAQVAAGTPLATASTNAGLLGAGLDRLSTLNNLGDRNATYKQNSENYAFFTHNIFKLTDTLSITAGLRWTHEAKNFRAAFDNTNTVCPQLQQSLAPLLGNAALAQLAGGIITLGCTGNSTVALNGLDLRDDFAEDEFTGTGVLSWKPTRDLMLYASYSRGYKAGGYNLDRSELAPNAFAPPTNAGAARLRFDPELVNSYEAGVKYSTRQFTANVTVFRSDFENFQLNTFNGTNFVVQNIGSCSDSLNGADQDASAATGACAGKVGTGVRSQGVELEIGIYPARNFAVNLGYTLADTKFRRNLVGSASGEPLDPALFLLAGSQMSNAPRNVVTSSVSWTPDIGSNGMSALFYLDGRLSSDYNTGSDLFLEKAQDSFFVANARVGLRGPDANWAIEGFVQNLFDQDYQQVAFNAPFQGAGSIAQVQRFGGTGNQIFSSFLAEPRTYGVTLRKRF
- a CDS encoding VOC family protein, translating into MPVLGIGGLFFRARDPDALSAWYRTHLGVGAGCDATGDGAANEWFWQTQGGPMVFAPFRADSDYFAADKAWMLNLRVSDLAGLVASLAASGIAAETRAEWDSPETGRFARIHDPEGNAIELWEPPA
- a CDS encoding [protein-PII] uridylyltransferase — encoded protein: MSTRFDTLPNRRAIVDRRALAEAIDAVEINDSALLRRTATAMLKDALDAGRAEIARRLADRPSRGLEAANAQAFLIDQLLRILLDLITQRLYPPTNRTAGERLSLIAVGGYGRGEMAPFSDVDIGFLTPWKQTPWAEQVIESMLYALWDLGLKVGHSSRSLDEMVRQAKGDVTIRTALLEGRFVWGDTALHDEAIARFKAEVTFGTERQFIADKLAERNVRHVKMGDTRYVVEPNVKEGKGALRDLHALFWIGKYIYDVDRAAQLVDVGLFTPAEYRLFHRADNFLWAVRCHLHLAAGRAEDRLTFDMQREIAERMRFSDRPGKAAVERFMQYYFLHAKSVGALTGVFLAHLDEKFAARGRRFGLPQLRRRPRKLAGFVLDRGRLALPHDGFFAEDPVRLIEIFQLADLHGVEIHPLAARAATRDAKLVDDVRTDPRANALFLDVLTSPRDPELVLRWMNETGVFGRFVPDFGRVVAQMQFDMYHHYTVDEHTIRAIGLLARIESGTLAADHPLASAIFGQILSRRVLYVAVLLHDIAKGRGGDHSILGAAVAERLCPRFGLSRAETETVAWLVRHHLLMSATAFKRDLSDFKTILDFTAVVQSAERLRLLLILTIVDIRAVGPGTWNGWKRQLLGDLFEAAEEVLRLGHKQKGRGERIAAKQTNLAAAMAWDADALARYVRRFPEAYWIAEPEDVLLHNARFVARMGEARLAIDAQVYAQRGATLVTVYAADHPGIFYRIAGAIHVAGGNIIDARIHTTRDGMALDNFLVQDPYGRPFAEDDQLARLRTAIEDALANRGKLIDRLKAKPLPRTRADAFAIEPNVLIDNKASNRFTVVEVTARDRPALLNQLAHALFQSKVTIHSAHVATYGERAVDTFYLTDLTGDKIASGPRLKTLEKRLLDAAAGRAMELAA
- a CDS encoding antitoxin Xre/MbcA/ParS toxin-binding domain-containing protein; its protein translation is MSTAPETIAVVADAGDAPVAAPVVKRRQFRTAATKSKLSVEEADRQGRAVRLAFEKMGRDASRAFLNEPDAALGGRPLDVATASAVGLAAVEAAIVAHAAATPR